A window of the Lolium perenne isolate Kyuss_39 chromosome 7, Kyuss_2.0, whole genome shotgun sequence genome harbors these coding sequences:
- the LOC127312950 gene encoding uncharacterized protein: MAIAKLLILALLVISAQGSDTQPCSVSDIEVQTVNARSRGSGPNGDTLFKVRVKNLCPCSVRNVRIDGRGFSSTLDVDPSLFRAEGGGVYLVKGGRRIASMATVTFFYSWDHYFDLSPKSLEVEEDRCY, from the exons ATGGCCATCGCTAAGCTTCTCATCCTTGCCCTCCTCGTCATTTCGGCGCAAG GATCGGACACGCAGCCCTGCAGCGTGTCCGACATCGAGGTGCAGACCGTCAACGCGCGCTCGCGGGGCAGCGGCCCCAACGGCGATACGCTGTTCAAGGTGCGGGTGAAGAACCTGTGCCCGTGCAGCGTCAGGAACGTGCGGATCGACGGCCGGGGCTTCTCGTCGACGTTGGATGTGGACCCGTCCCTGTTCAGGGCCGAGGGCGGCGGCGTCTACCTGGTGAAGGGCGGTCGCCGGATCGCGAGCATGGCCACCGTCACCTTCTTCTACTCCTGGGATCACTACTTCGACCTGAGCCCCAAGAgcttggaggtggaggaggacagATGCTACTAG